The Verrucomicrobiota bacterium genome includes a window with the following:
- the cmk gene encoding (d)CMP kinase, with translation MKDDNFIIIAVDGGAASGKSSTSKLLSKRLNLLYVNTGSHYRTLTWAILKAGYSVTDVDPIVSHLKAIDIGTRIEGKEAHITLDKRIPGQEIRSEQVNEAVSIVAAIPEVRLFLLTYQRSYEQLAREAGFSGLIMEGRDIGSIIFPDADFRFFMSADEGERTRRRRLEGQIDSIQKRDQLDTKRKTAPLTYTEGAILVDTTYLSLNEVADKMTSLIHLVEKTDPKPQENLGKNTKS, from the coding sequence ATGAAAGACGACAACTTTATCATAATCGCAGTGGATGGGGGTGCGGCCTCAGGAAAATCTTCCACATCAAAATTACTGAGTAAGCGACTAAATCTGCTCTACGTTAATACTGGCTCGCACTACCGGACGTTGACATGGGCGATACTGAAGGCGGGATACTCTGTGACTGATGTGGATCCAATCGTTTCACATTTGAAGGCGATTGATATCGGAACCCGCATTGAAGGAAAAGAAGCGCATATCACTTTGGACAAAAGAATCCCTGGTCAGGAAATCAGATCAGAACAAGTCAACGAGGCGGTTTCCATTGTAGCGGCAATACCAGAAGTTAGGCTATTTTTGTTAACTTACCAAAGATCCTATGAGCAGTTGGCACGAGAAGCAGGATTTTCTGGTCTAATTATGGAAGGTCGAGATATCGGCTCCATCATTTTTCCAGATGCAGATTTTCGTTTTTTTATGTCCGCAGATGAAGGCGAGCGAACCCGAAGAAGAAGATTAGAGGGGCAAATCGATAGCATACAGAAACGTGACCAGCTAGATACTAAAAGAAAGACAGCGCCTTTAACTTACACAGAAGGTGCGATTCTTGTAGATACCACCTATTTGAGTCTCAATGAAGTCGCAGATAAAATGACCAGCCTTATCCATCTCGTAGAAAAAACTGATCCAAAACCTCAAGAAAACTTAGGTAAAAACACTAAAAGCTGA